The following nucleotide sequence is from Hevea brasiliensis isolate MT/VB/25A 57/8 chromosome 7, ASM3005281v1, whole genome shotgun sequence.
TTCATCTGGATTCCTTATCTATGCGATATAATCCTGTGCtgaattttgttttcttttcattattttacaaaatcaatagaattaaaaattatggattttaattttatgattttataTGATTTCCCTTGTTTGGTATAAACGTTATATTTACGAATTTAAGtggtatttttataataaatgaattatttaaagaatttttcatccattaaaattaCCTAAGAAGAAAACTTAATTTCGATATGCAAAAGCTGATTCAAagatattgtaaataaattttaattttttgaataaaattcTGTCTTCTTATTTGAATGGATTTTAGTTAAATATGAttatctaaatttaaaattttaatttcactgtttatttaattttttttaaaattttctatttttaGGCCTATTCAGAAATATTAACCGTTTTTACTAATTGTTAGAGTTagctatttatataataatttaatacaaAGGTGTtgcataaaaataattattggattagctattaaatataaaaacagtGAGATCATCTTATTGACTCTTATTAAAATGCTTTTTCaacctttaaaaattaaaaaatataattttttataaattactttCTTAATCTCTAAATAATAGTATAAAAATTATACCaacaaataatataaataataaagaaaacGTTACTCGAAAAACTATTGTTGAACAGGGCAATAGTTGCCGAGTGGTTAAGATTTCACATACATGTTAGTCCCATAAATAAATTTtggataattaattaatttattttaagaatatgatgtatttaattaaaatttttaaagtaaagtttattttatttattaattaaggaGGCCTATGAGTGGAATAAGAAGACAAGCATATCACTTTCATCACACGTGAGCCTACAAGGAAAAATATAGAGCAAATGTAGAAGCCTCCAACACAAAGAAAATCAATCAAACTCAAACAAATAAGCAAATTTTAATCTCTCTCGTTTAACTTTTTAAGATTTGACACAATTGTAAAATATTGATATGTTTCTTCCTTCCCTTATGTTTGAAAAACCTAAAAGTAAAATATTTGGTGGAGAAAAATCTAAGGAAAGATTTAACTTTCTACTTACAGGGGAAAGAAAGAGTGTTTGGTCAAAAGAAAAGTGAACTCTTTCCTCACTATTTCAAAGAAACTAGAGTTCCACACGGCAAAATCTTCTAAGAATAACAACCTTATATATAATATTTCAAACAAATTAATCTGGTCGGTTAACATTGAGGTCTTGAGACGACAACATTTCATATTTGAGTCTGAAATAAGTTCGTCTTTTGAAAATTTTCGATTATTTTAAAATGTTGTGTGAAATCACATACTCATAAAATAAAGTACATAAAATTTAACATGGTTCAGCGTAAACCTATTCCATCAAACAAATCTActattaagaaaaaataattacaaccactaattatttttctcactctcaaaatcactcaaacaaaactcacgAAATTCAATACAACTCTTCACTTTGTGGGCTCTCTGCAATACATTTCATATAATAGCTAAtcaactattcatatatataggccactaaaatttagtcattttaagactttaattattaaatttcataatttaaattctattaaactttctaaattaattatactttataattttaattaaatttgaactCTAACAATTTCCACCtccaaataaaatgaaattaattttcataatttctgcACCTCCTAATTCCAATGGTTGATGTATAAACGTGAGATATATGTCCTGTAACTTCCTGTCTGCAATGGGGCCATTGTACAACCAAAGTCATATAACCCAAATGGTCGTAACTTGCAAGGCACCCCTATGCTTGGGTTCATGCAAAAAGAGTGTCAAAAGATAAAAAAGGCCAACGACAAAATTGGATGTGCCTGGCTGCCTGAAGAAGCGTGCCCCTCGTTATCGCCAGGAAATTCTCCAATTCCCACTTCCTTTTCCCTGCTTTCAGATTAATTTATACACACAACCTTATCATTGTCCGAGTAGAGCTATATGCAACACTGCAAGCAAACACTAGCTTTCTTCCGTGCTCAGCACTCAGCAGCCGGACCCACAAATATTCCGTACCATGGCCCGGACAATTAGGTTGTACCTTTACACGTACTCCTCCACTTTTCATTTTATAAATTCTGCTTCGTCCCCTCCACCGCTCTACGCTTAAGCTtcagtttcatttcattttacgtttcctctctttcttttttgcttctcctcctccttctccttcttcatcAACACATGAGTGGAGGTCCTAGCTCCTCACCTCCTGTTACTGCTACTTCTTTTTGTCTATGGAGAGTCCAGATTTTTCACCACACCACTTGGACGCATCTCGGCCGTCCCTCGGTTTCCCTCTAGGTATCGCCTTACTCTTGATCATCATCTTCACCTTGAGTGGTATTTTCTCCTGCTGCTACCACTGGGACAAGCTCAGATCACTCAGTCGTTCTTTCTCCGATGACCATGAACACGAGGATGACATCGAGGCTTCAACCTCCAAATCTACGCCTCATCACACGGTAATTTCTCTTACTTATTGAAATTTTACTTATACGTCATGTGCATGTACTAacgttttcttattttatttattttttattttctgaaGGATTTGAAGCAAAATCAAAGCCAAAGCTTGCCGGTACTGATGCCTGGAGATCAGATTCCGAAGTTTATAGCATTGCCATGCCCGTGTGAGCCGCCGCGAGCGGAGGAAGTTGTCGTCAAAGTGCATAGGCCGCCGCCCCCACCTAAACTGCCGAGATTGCCGGTGCCTTTGTTTTAGCACAGATTGACCATTTTGTGTACATAGAGGGGAATTAATTCGGTtttaaattttctaatttttcaagttttcaaatttgagaaaattaaaaaaataataataaaaagaagaAGAGTAGGTAATTAACTTAATTGTCAGTTGTCAGCCCCCATTAGAGTAGGTCAATTTGTATACAGTTACTGCTTCTTGTAATCATTCTCTCATAAGGAGAAGATTAAATGGGGAAAAAAAGATTGGGTTTGGAATTTAGACAGTGATTTCTGTAAATTTCAGACTTGCAGATTCTATCAAGTATCAACCTCCTTTGTTTTTGGTTATTGTACTGTGAAAATTACTGTATATTTTCAACTTCCAATTTTAACAATTTTGGGTTATTCAAGGAACTCCCAGAAGAGCTAGTCTATCCAGATTGACTCAATGGCCCCTGCAAATTCAAATGGGTATTTCCAAGTTAATCATAAACAAGAACCAAACCCTTCAATTCAGGGCAAAATCAAATTAGGTCTCAGTCATTGTCAAGCTACAATTGTTTTCCTCTTTCCCCTGTTCCTTATTGCAAGTTATAATTAACTTAGAAGTCAAGCACTTTAATGATGGTAAATTAGTGCATCATTTCTTTTCAGGGGATtggatttttatgatattttttatACCTACAAGGTGGGTTGGTCTTTGCtcattaagaaaaaaaaagggcaaaAAGCATGGTTGTTAAATTATTTGGTCTGCCATTTTCCTAATACTGGCCATCTTCCCTCAGGCATAATCTGTGAACGATCTGGTTTTGTAGTttctatttgaaaattttaacacAATTCTCTTTTAGATTCTTGTGTATCCTCAAAGAAAAATCAATCTGAATGGTACAGTTATTCAAATTTATATCATTCTCCACTTCATTCATATCTTTGCACAGGCAGGCAGTGGGGAAAAAAATCGAAGTAAACGGTTGGTTTCGGAATTTAATTTACTCATTTCCTTTTAACATTTTTAatcaaagttaaaaaaaaaaaaattatcttagtATGGGTAACTTAGGAGTACAATTTTTTACTCTCTCCTTCCTCACCTTCTTTCTCTCACTTCTGAGCTTTTTGAGTGCATGGCCACCGGTAAGTATTTTCATCCTAgttacttcttttctttttcttttaattttttttccttaaaaaatttACAGATTTATATCCTTttgaaatatatttatatttgtctttaatttattattattaataaatctaAGTTTATTTGAGAACATTTGGTATCTTATATTTTGTGAGAATTTATTATTTCCTCGTTTGCGGGGAATTATTGTTTTCTCCATTACTACGAGTAGGGGTGAGCATTTGGTTAatcgaattaaatttttaactaatTGAATTATTAATTGACACCAAAAATATTGATCAAACTGAACTAAAATTGAGAGAAAACTGAAATTAACAGAAACCGAAAATATTTGGTTTTATCGATTGTAACCAAattgacaaaaaaataaaatatatattttatagttaattatttaataaaatattaataaaactatttttatatttttttcatttataaaaaataataaatatgatttaatattagtaagataataattataagttaagtattattataaaataataattataaataatataatattaataaaattataattaatatattagttaattaaaattCAGTTATTTAAGTTTGTTTAgttatcaaataaaaaataactgaaccgattataaaaataaaatttttttattattactaaTCGAAAACCAAATCAAACTGAATTTACTCTTATCAAAATAATCGAATTTCATTGGTTCAATTTAATTATAACTGAATAATGCGCACCCCAAATTACAAGatctatttttctcttttttttgttATCATTGACTTATTAagtgttttatttttattatttgagtaTAAATGCAAATCTTCTCTTTATGAGAATATTAAAAGTTGATGATTTGCGGATAGAATAATCGTAAGTCGAATAATGGTAGATTACCATTGAATGAAGCGTGTTTCTCGCCAAATGACTAAATCAAATGTTCTATCAAGTCTTCTAAGTGatttatcttaaattttcttatacaaaattatattagtaTGAAATTTTATATGTAAGCTCTATCATGTTTTTTCTAAAAGAAAAAACtttgagagtatgatattatatatatatatatatatataattaaattagatTATACTGACGATTATCGGCAAGTCCAATTTTTAAATTTAGGATTGCTTTTATTAAAATAGCATAAGCCAATTTGATTTTGCGTCTATTTGGTATTACATTTGGAGGGTCAaaactatttttctaaataaaagtaATATTTGAGATGTCGTTTAAAAAAACAATTTGAAAAGCTgtattattattttagtattcttatgactaaaactgatcaaattaaattttaaattattttttaatactatttaactagtatatttaaaaaataattttttttaataataatttaaataataatacaaaACAGGCCCTTAATTCTCCTTATTAcgtattcacttaaaatttatttttttgagcCGATGTGAAACTCCAACACGTAAGTACATGTCGAGATAAATTCGGGTTCGATAATGTATAAAAGTTGATTTTTCTGTACAACTTCACaactgttagcataattacagcaattagcatgattataggatatttatgtagcataattacagtaattaacattataataggagatttgtgtagcataattacagcaattagcataattataggagatttgtgtagcataattatagcaattattattcttgtccaaattagttcatattctcatgtataaatagatgtaatatctctgtaaatgagacacagacaaatatACAATCCTTtctttcattacttgtattctttcttctaacatggtatcagagccataaaacttttatttctagttctttttgggtctctctgctctctctacaatctgttctggttcattctttcatacctattattataccattttttttttctcctcatcttgttatcaatggagaaatctgatatttcaaaacctattgcatgATTCCGattggttccaactataatctttgggttcaaggaatgaaaagttttttgataggtcgcaagctttggcgtattgttaccggagatatcactacgccgacaagagagaacgatgaaactgatgcaaaatttgctgaccgtcttgaggattgggatagtaaaaatcatcagatcatcacctggtttcgcaatacctctgtctcaTCCATCCACATCCagtttgctaattatgactctgcaaaagaaatctgggattttttggctaatcgatatcgcatcaccactggacttgcccactattatcagttgtggactactctaCATAATCTGAGACAAAaagcaggtcaatctgtgaatgattttcttgcccaggtccaacctatttggaatcaaatatctcaggccaaaatcagtgaagatcatcttcatctcattcaagttctaatggctcttcgctcagaatatgaggccgttcgagcgtccctgctacatcgaaatccactcccatcattggaaactgctattcaagagattatttttgaagagactcgtctcgGTTTGGATAAAGCTCCTCAATTTGAagctgctcttgcaactactagatcctcacatcagaaatctggcaatcaactctgtaagaattgtaatcaaattggtcatgcttttgcatattgtcctactataaaatgcaaatattgtcatggttacggtcatattcttgaacattgtcccacacgtcctccaagaccaaaaggagggcattctaaattcaagaatgtctcaaagcttggatcttcctctgtcactgcTGTTCTTTGCTCTCGAGGGCTCTacgccatcaccatgagtgatcttgaggcactattcaaacaggttatctcttctaattctcctgctgccatgtctgccactccgggtaattcttattggctttttgactctgcatgttgtaatcatatgaccactaatcttaaattcttgtcttctgcaaaacctgtatcttccttaccaccaatccatactgcaaatggtactaaaatgaacatcacacatactggtcatgtgtctacctcaaatcttcatctcacGACActtattatatccctaatttggcactcaatcttatttcatTTGGTcggttgtgtgaaaaaggactaaatgttatttttctcACCATGGTGTCAGTGCAGGATCCACAAAGCAgacagattcttggggagggtcgcagagtgggtcgattatttgagcttacatctttacatcttcctcggagatttgtgtctgcagctacaatccctaattcctccattcaccaatggcatcttcgtcttggtcatgcttctaccaagaaattcaacctttaatttctcgtggattattaggatctactaagtttgagtcatttaattgtttaaattgtcactTGCAAAACAACTGCATTAtcttttctcataataatactacttggacactccttttggtttaattcattcgacatttggggtccttctcctatttcttgataaatggttttcgttattttgtaatatttattgatgattattctcggtttacttggatatatttttgaaacatcgatccgagttatcacaaatttacattacatttgcaaaaatgattaaaacttcattctcttgtgacattaaaattctccgagCAGACAATGCCATAgaatatcgggattcttctttacttcatttcttagtcaacaaggcaccgttgttcaacgttcttgtcctcacacctctcaacagaatgggcgagcgacgcaagcatcgccatattcttgattctcaGACGTACTCTTCTTCTTTTACGCCTCATGTCGAGAAAAATTTTGGGAGAAGCGACTCTTCATGCGTTTATATTATTaatcgtcttcctaccttggttcttcataatttatctccttttgaaaagttgtttggacaacctcctgactattccatccttaaaccttttggatgtgtttcttttgttcttttacaacctcatgaacataccaaattagtaCCCCGggctcgtctatgttgttttcttggttatggcattgaacacaaagggtatcattgttgggatcctgtttctaataagttacgcatctcgtcatgttaccttttgggaaaatactatgttctcttctctttccaaatttcatcactctgtcaatcgactctctatttttcaccgACTCCTCCAAAGAGTCGTTTCAAAGTCTGATCcagtgattgtgatgtgctcaatattagcccaactacaccgcCTCGTTGAATCGGCACCAGCTTGTTGATCCAAGACTGCACactgcatctcctcctagcactactcttcgtcgttctacctgtaagagaaactcctcattatctttctgattttcctttgttactctactattgcaacccttcatgagcctcgttcttatcgtgaggcaatCGACCCTCTTTGGCGACAAGCTATGGTAGCGAACTTcgggctttagagaaaactcatacttgggatttagttgatcttccaccaaacaagaccctattggttgcaaatggatttacaaaatcaagacccgctcgatggaactattgaacgctacaaagctcgcttagtagccaaagggtacactcaagagtatggtatcgactatgaagaaacttttgctccaagtggcccgattaacatctattcgcatCTCTTAGCTATTCTTTGtagttcgtaaatggaaacttttccagatggatgtcaaaaatgcttttcttcatggtgatttaacagaagaggtttatatgtatcctcctcctggttatcattctcctcataaggtttgcaaacttcggtgagccttatatggattaaaacaagctcccagggcctggtttgccaaatttagttccactcttgctcaacttggttttctctctagtccacatgattctgcattattcactcaTGGTAGCggtggtattgttcttctgttgctttatgttgatgatatgataataacagagATGATTCATCAGTTAttttagagttacaacattatctcaatcagcattttgaaatgaaagacctgggttctctcagctattttttgggtcttgaagtttctcaaaattctgatggctattatctatctcaagccaagtatgcatccgacttactttctcgagtaggcatcactgatagcaaaacagtatcaaccccattggagctcaattgcaaactcacacctcttgatggcactcctcttgatgatcctactttatatcgacagcttgtcgagagtcttgtttatctcacagttactcgacctgatatttcctatgctgttcatctggtcagccagtttatgtctgctcctcgctcaactcatttctctgcagtacttcgaatccttcgttatatcaaaggcactctttttcatggtttgcacttttctgctacctcctccct
It contains:
- the LOC110650114 gene encoding uncharacterized protein At5g65660; this encodes MESPDFSPHHLDASRPSLGFPLGIALLLIIIFTLSGIFSCCYHWDKLRSLSRSFSDDHEHEDDIEASTSKSTPHHTDLKQNQSQSLPVLMPGDQIPKFIALPCPCEPPRAEEVVVKVHRPPPPPKLPRLPVPLF